The following coding sequences lie in one Acidimicrobiia bacterium genomic window:
- a CDS encoding methylmalonyl-CoA mutase family protein produces the protein IDQFAPQISFFFYTHGDFFEEIAKYRAGRRLWATIVRERYGATTDKASMFRFGCVCGGASLYAPQAQNNLVRVAYEAMAAVLGGVQSMFTAAWDEPFALPSEDSATLALRTQQVLAYETGVARVADPLGGSYFVEALTDAMEARVVEIMDDLERRGGMVDAVESGYLQGLVADEASRVQQAVTSGERPVVGVNLFPTDEAPPEVEGYELDETGRARQLERLAAVKRTRSAADVRACLGALAKAAARDDDNLMPHLVECAKAYCTVGEMVDVLKDEWGEFQQPTVF, from the coding sequence GATCGACCAGTTCGCCCCGCAGATCTCGTTCTTCTTCTACACCCACGGCGACTTCTTCGAAGAGATCGCGAAATACCGTGCGGGACGGCGGCTTTGGGCGACGATCGTGCGCGAACGCTACGGCGCGACGACGGACAAGGCGTCGATGTTCCGCTTCGGTTGCGTGTGCGGTGGTGCATCGCTGTATGCCCCGCAGGCGCAGAACAACCTGGTGCGGGTGGCCTACGAGGCGATGGCCGCCGTGCTGGGCGGTGTGCAGTCGATGTTCACCGCCGCGTGGGACGAGCCGTTCGCGCTCCCGAGCGAGGACTCCGCGACGCTCGCGCTGCGGACGCAGCAGGTCCTCGCCTACGAGACCGGCGTGGCGCGCGTCGCCGATCCGCTCGGCGGCTCCTACTTCGTCGAGGCGCTGACCGACGCGATGGAGGCCCGCGTCGTCGAGATCATGGACGACCTCGAGCGGCGCGGCGGGATGGTCGACGCCGTCGAGAGCGGATACCTGCAAGGTCTCGTCGCGGACGAGGCGTCCCGGGTGCAGCAGGCCGTGACGAGCGGCGAGCGACCGGTCGTCGGCGTGAACCTCTTCCCGACCGACGAGGCGCCGCCGGAGGTCGAGGGCTACGAGCTCGACGAGACCGGCCGGGCCCGCCAGCTCGAACGGCTCGCGGCGGTGAAGCGCACACGCTCGGCCGCCGACGTGCGCGCGTGCCTCGGCGCGCTGGCGAAGGCCGCCGCGCGCGACGACGACAACCTGATGCCGCATCTCGTCGAGTGCGCGAAGGCGTACTGCACGGTGGGGGAGATGGTCGACGTCCTCAAGGACGAGTGGGGCGAGTTCCAGCAGCCGACGGTGTTCTGA
- a CDS encoding cobalamin B12-binding domain-containing protein, which yields MPVRVLVAKPGLDGHDRGAKLVARALRDAGFEVIYLGIRQRPTAIAAIAVQEDVQVVGLSILSGAHVALTEKTAAALRDAGADDVLLVVGGTIPQRDVARLEAAGAVAVYPTGTPLETVVESLETLTRAARTS from the coding sequence ATGCCGGTTCGCGTGCTCGTCGCCAAGCCCGGCCTCGACGGTCACGACCGGGGCGCCAAGCTCGTCGCGCGCGCGCTGCGGGACGCGGGGTTCGAGGTGATCTACCTCGGCATCCGTCAACGGCCGACGGCCATCGCGGCCATCGCGGTCCAGGAGGACGTGCAGGTCGTCGGGTTGAGCATCCTCAGCGGCGCGCACGTCGCGCTGACCGAGAAGACCGCGGCTGCGCTGCGCGACGCCGGGGCGGACGACGTGCTGCTCGTCGTCGGCGGCACGATCCCACAGCGCGACGTGGCCCGTCTCGAAGCCGCGGGCGCGGTTGCGGTGTACCCGACGGGCACGCCGCTCGAGACGGTGGTCGAGAGCCTGGAGACGCTGACGCGCGCGGCGCGCACCTCGTGA
- a CDS encoding AMP-binding protein: MTDWKRRPVPSELAQRYRDAGWWDDTTLGTMVERGLDTMGGCAFRVRSDVHPWTGTFADVDRAARSLAATLQARGVGPGDVVVFQLPNWVEAGITFWAAAYLGAIVVPVVHFYGAKEVEYILRATAPDVVVTADRFGHVDHLAIYDELLARDGAPLWLVAGDAVTRDLPARATAFTTALDADPVRAPSAVDPDAPAIVAFTSGTTRDPKGVVHTHRTIACETRQLDWMFPKGGPPQITGAPVGHFIGMVNAFLVPLLRDRPVNLVDVWDPGEILRMMKEEGLGVSGGATYFLTSLLDHPDFTDEHLALMPFAGLGGSPVPVAVMERLKRLGIDAFRSYGSTEHPSITGCLLAEPETKRLTTDGRALPGVEVRLEDDGEIVSRGPDCCVGYTDAALTAQMFDDDGWYRTGDVGVLDDDGYLTITDRVSDVIIRGGENISAQEIEELMMGLDAIAEIAVVAAPDARLGEHAAAVFRLHDGMRAPTLDEVRAHLAAAGLARQKWPEELHAVRDFPRTPSGKVQKFRVRALLREGRL; the protein is encoded by the coding sequence GTGACGGACTGGAAGCGGCGACCGGTCCCGTCGGAGCTCGCGCAGCGCTATCGCGACGCGGGATGGTGGGACGACACGACGCTCGGGACGATGGTCGAGCGCGGCCTCGACACGATGGGCGGGTGCGCGTTCCGGGTCCGCTCCGACGTGCACCCGTGGACCGGGACCTTCGCGGACGTCGACCGGGCCGCACGGTCGCTCGCCGCGACCTTGCAGGCGCGCGGCGTCGGGCCCGGCGACGTCGTCGTGTTCCAGCTCCCGAACTGGGTCGAGGCCGGCATCACGTTCTGGGCCGCCGCGTACCTCGGCGCGATCGTCGTCCCGGTCGTGCACTTCTACGGCGCGAAGGAGGTCGAGTACATCCTGCGCGCCACCGCGCCCGACGTCGTCGTCACCGCGGACCGGTTCGGTCACGTCGACCATCTCGCGATCTACGACGAGCTCCTCGCGCGCGACGGCGCTCCGCTGTGGCTCGTCGCGGGCGACGCCGTCACGCGCGACCTGCCGGCCCGCGCGACCGCGTTCACGACTGCGCTCGACGCCGACCCCGTACGCGCGCCGTCCGCCGTCGACCCCGACGCACCCGCGATCGTCGCGTTCACCTCGGGGACGACGCGCGACCCGAAGGGCGTCGTCCACACGCACCGCACGATCGCGTGCGAGACCCGCCAGCTCGACTGGATGTTCCCCAAGGGCGGACCGCCGCAGATCACCGGCGCGCCGGTGGGTCACTTCATCGGCATGGTGAACGCGTTCCTGGTGCCCCTGCTGCGCGACCGGCCCGTCAACCTCGTCGACGTGTGGGACCCGGGCGAGATCCTCCGGATGATGAAGGAGGAGGGCCTCGGCGTGAGCGGCGGCGCGACGTACTTCCTCACGAGCCTCCTCGATCATCCCGACTTCACGGACGAGCACCTCGCGCTCATGCCGTTCGCCGGCCTCGGCGGCTCACCGGTTCCCGTCGCGGTCATGGAGCGCCTGAAGCGACTCGGGATCGACGCGTTCCGCTCGTACGGCAGCACCGAGCACCCGTCGATCACGGGTTGCCTGCTCGCGGAGCCCGAGACGAAGCGCCTCACGACCGACGGTCGGGCGCTCCCGGGCGTGGAGGTCCGGCTCGAGGACGACGGCGAGATCGTCAGCCGCGGGCCCGATTGCTGCGTCGGCTACACCGACGCTGCGCTGACCGCGCAGATGTTCGACGACGACGGCTGGTACCGGACCGGCGACGTCGGTGTCCTCGACGACGACGGGTACCTCACGATCACCGACCGCGTGTCCGACGTCATCATCCGCGGCGGCGAGAACATCAGCGCGCAGGAGATCGAGGAGCTCATGATGGGACTCGACGCGATCGCGGAGATCGCGGTCGTCGCGGCGCCCGACGCCCGGCTCGGCGAGCACGCCGCTGCGGTGTTCCGGCTCCACGACGGGATGCGCGCGCCGACGCTCGACGAGGTGCGCGCGCACCTCGCGGCGGCCGGGCTGGCCCGGCAGAAGTGGCCCGAGGAGCTGCACGCGGTGCGCGACTTCCCGCGCACGCCGTCGGGCAAGGTCCAGAAGTTCCGCGTCCGCGCGCTGCTGCGCGAGGGCAGGCTGTAG
- a CDS encoding CaiB/BaiF CoA-transferase family protein, protein MDHDPPLTGIRVLELGSFVAGPFAGQLLADMGAEVIKVETPGEGDPMRRWGVLLDGRSIWWSTLARNKRLVALDLRDDDARALVRRLALTCDVVLENFAPGRLEQWGLGYDDLSAENPRLVMTRVSGFGQTGPRAGERGFGSIGEAMGGLRELTGSPDRPPARAAVSLGDQIAGLFAAFGTVVALRAAERDGVGQLVDVALYEAVFALMESLVADYELTGAVRTRTGGTLPGVAPSNAYPTGDGRSVMIAANADAIFTRLAEAMGQPELATDPRYATHVARGERMDELDDIVASWTRTLDFETIDATLERAAVPHGLIYRAPDMLEDPQYLARETIRRVHDAVLDRDVAMADVVPRLSRTPGRIRWAGADVGAHTAEVLAELLGSEAATMRPSRFTERNGGERPT, encoded by the coding sequence GTGGACCACGACCCGCCGCTGACCGGCATCCGGGTGCTGGAGCTCGGCAGCTTCGTCGCCGGCCCCTTCGCCGGCCAGCTGCTCGCCGACATGGGCGCCGAGGTGATCAAGGTCGAGACGCCCGGCGAGGGCGACCCGATGCGGCGGTGGGGTGTGCTGCTCGACGGCCGCAGCATCTGGTGGTCGACGCTCGCGCGCAACAAGCGGCTCGTCGCGCTCGACCTGCGCGACGACGACGCCCGCGCGCTCGTCCGCCGCCTCGCGCTGACGTGCGACGTCGTGCTCGAGAACTTCGCTCCCGGCCGCCTCGAGCAGTGGGGGCTCGGCTACGACGACCTGAGCGCCGAGAACCCCCGTCTCGTGATGACGCGCGTCTCCGGGTTCGGCCAGACCGGTCCGCGCGCCGGCGAGCGGGGCTTCGGCAGCATCGGCGAGGCGATGGGCGGGCTGCGCGAGCTCACCGGGTCACCCGACCGTCCGCCGGCACGCGCCGCCGTCTCGCTCGGGGACCAGATCGCGGGCCTGTTCGCGGCGTTCGGAACGGTCGTGGCGCTGCGGGCGGCGGAGCGTGACGGCGTCGGCCAGCTCGTCGACGTCGCGCTGTACGAAGCGGTGTTCGCGTTGATGGAGTCGCTCGTCGCCGACTACGAGCTGACCGGCGCGGTGCGCACGCGCACCGGCGGGACCCTGCCGGGAGTCGCGCCGTCGAACGCGTATCCGACCGGCGACGGCCGCAGCGTGATGATCGCCGCGAACGCCGACGCGATCTTCACGCGGCTGGCGGAGGCGATGGGACAGCCCGAGCTCGCGACCGATCCGCGCTACGCGACCCACGTCGCGCGCGGTGAGCGGATGGACGAGCTCGACGACATCGTCGCCTCGTGGACCCGCACGCTCGACTTCGAGACGATCGACGCGACGTTGGAGCGCGCGGCCGTGCCGCACGGGCTCATCTACCGTGCGCCCGACATGCTCGAGGACCCGCAATACCTCGCGCGCGAGACGATCCGGCGCGTGCACGACGCCGTGCTCGACCGCGACGTCGCGATGGCGGACGTCGTGCCACGCCTGTCGCGGACCCCGGGCCGCATCCGGTGGGCCGGGGCGGACGTCGGCGCGCACACCGCGGAGGTCCTCGCCGAGCTTCTGGGAAGCGAAGCGGCCACCATGCGGCCGTCACGCTTCACAGAACGGAACGGGGGTGAGCGACCGACGTGA
- a CDS encoding NAD(P)-dependent oxidoreductase — protein MDGTVGCVGLGNMGRALAANLVASEHAVVAYDAAGAERAPEGVTFVDGVAAVARGADVVVLSLPDGAASEQVARAIVATGGRRTTDVVDTSTIGVRAAERVSALLADDGVAYVDAPVSGGVAGARARTLTVMYAGCDDACARVEPVLAGLSDRRRRVGDRPGLAQAMKLANNFLSATALAATSEAVAFGTSVGLDMATMLDVLNDASGRSAATEDKFPNHVLTGRYASGFTSTLMAKDLALYLGAVAERAGPSSLGTATASVWEQFAAAEPGADFTRIYPFVSRES, from the coding sequence GTGGACGGGACGGTCGGCTGCGTCGGTCTCGGCAACATGGGCCGCGCGCTCGCCGCGAACCTCGTCGCGTCCGAGCACGCCGTCGTCGCGTACGACGCCGCCGGCGCGGAGCGCGCACCCGAAGGGGTGACGTTCGTGGACGGCGTCGCCGCCGTCGCGCGCGGCGCGGACGTCGTGGTGCTCAGCCTGCCGGACGGCGCCGCGTCCGAGCAGGTGGCGCGCGCGATCGTCGCGACGGGCGGCCGTCGCACCACCGACGTCGTCGACACGTCGACGATCGGGGTGCGCGCCGCCGAGCGCGTGAGCGCGCTGCTCGCCGACGACGGCGTCGCGTACGTCGACGCGCCGGTGTCGGGCGGCGTCGCCGGCGCACGAGCACGCACGCTGACCGTGATGTACGCGGGCTGCGACGACGCGTGCGCGCGTGTCGAGCCGGTCCTCGCGGGCCTGAGCGACCGGCGACGCCGCGTCGGCGACCGGCCCGGGTTGGCCCAGGCGATGAAGCTCGCCAACAACTTCCTGTCCGCGACGGCGCTCGCCGCGACGAGCGAGGCAGTCGCGTTCGGCACGTCGGTCGGCCTCGACATGGCGACGATGCTCGACGTGCTGAACGATGCGAGCGGGCGGAGCGCGGCGACCGAGGACAAGTTCCCGAACCACGTCCTGACCGGTCGCTACGCGTCGGGCTTCACGAGCACGCTGATGGCGAAGGATCTCGCGCTCTATCTCGGCGCGGTCGCGGAGCGCGCCGGGCCGTCGTCGCTCGGCACGGCGACCGCGTCGGTGTGGGAGCAGTTCGCCGCGGCGGAGCCGGGCGCCGACTTCACGCGCATCTACCCGTTCGTCTCCCGGGAGTCGTGA
- a CDS encoding carboxymuconolactone decarboxylase family protein: MTDDDALQRAYAARRAVLGDEYVDRVTDVEGAAAEFQDYITSMAWGVWARGGPLSTRDRSLLVMAMTAALGRMEEFRIHVAASTRAGVTDAEVDELLFQIAAYCGGPAGVSARRAVTAVRAQRG, translated from the coding sequence ATGACGGACGACGACGCCCTGCAACGCGCGTATGCCGCCCGGCGCGCCGTGCTCGGCGACGAGTACGTCGACCGGGTGACGGATGTCGAGGGAGCCGCGGCCGAGTTCCAGGACTACATCACGTCGATGGCGTGGGGCGTCTGGGCGCGGGGCGGGCCGCTCAGCACGCGCGACCGCAGCTTGCTCGTGATGGCGATGACCGCCGCGCTCGGACGGATGGAGGAGTTCCGGATCCACGTCGCCGCGTCGACGCGCGCGGGCGTGACCGACGCCGAGGTCGACGAGCTGCTGTTCCAGATCGCGGCGTACTGCGGCGGCCCGGCGGGCGTCTCGGCACGACGGGCGGTCACCGCGGTGCGCGCACAACGGGGGTGA
- a CDS encoding LLM class F420-dependent oxidoreductase, which yields MRVGVMIGPERGRYATKVERLRADGRWAEEAGFASVWIPQIPDDFDALTAVTLVGEQTSRIEIGTAVVPIQPRHPIALAQQALATQAVCGGRLSLGLGVSHHWVVEDMLGLPYDKPVATMRDYLDVLDAALAGPGTVDVENDHFRVHNPLDITDVTPTPVLLAALGPVMLRLAGERTDGTILWMADEKAIASHVVPTITRAADAAGRSAPRVVAGIPVCLCGDDEVEAAIARTNRILAEAEVSPNYQRLLEHGDAREVGDILAAGSESTIEKRFRAFADAGVTDLSLRIVPIGRGRDELIASMQRTRAFLASFDGSL from the coding sequence ATGCGCGTCGGCGTCATGATCGGCCCCGAACGGGGACGCTACGCCACCAAGGTGGAGCGGTTGCGCGCCGACGGTCGGTGGGCCGAGGAGGCCGGCTTCGCGTCGGTGTGGATCCCCCAGATCCCCGACGACTTCGACGCCCTCACGGCCGTCACGCTCGTCGGCGAGCAGACGAGCCGCATCGAGATCGGCACCGCGGTCGTCCCGATCCAGCCCCGCCACCCCATCGCGCTCGCGCAGCAGGCGCTTGCGACGCAAGCCGTGTGCGGCGGTCGCCTCTCGCTGGGGCTGGGCGTCTCGCACCACTGGGTCGTCGAGGACATGCTCGGCCTCCCGTACGACAAGCCCGTCGCGACGATGCGCGACTACCTCGACGTGCTGGACGCCGCGCTGGCCGGGCCGGGCACGGTCGACGTCGAGAACGATCACTTCCGGGTCCACAACCCGCTCGACATCACCGACGTCACGCCCACACCCGTGCTGCTCGCCGCGCTCGGTCCCGTGATGCTGCGCCTCGCGGGCGAGCGTACCGACGGCACGATCCTGTGGATGGCGGACGAGAAGGCGATCGCGTCACACGTCGTCCCGACGATCACGCGCGCGGCCGACGCCGCGGGCCGATCGGCGCCGCGGGTCGTCGCGGGCATCCCGGTCTGCCTGTGCGGCGACGACGAGGTCGAGGCCGCGATCGCGCGGACCAACCGGATCCTCGCCGAGGCCGAGGTGTCACCGAACTACCAGCGGCTGCTCGAGCACGGGGACGCGCGCGAGGTCGGCGACATCCTCGCGGCGGGGAGCGAGTCGACCATCGAGAAGCGGTTCCGGGCGTTCGCCGACGCCGGTGTGACCGACCTGTCCCTGCGCATCGTGCCGATCGGCCGCGGTCGCGACGAGCTGATCGCGTCGATGCAGCGCACGCGCGCGTTCCTCGCGTCGTTCGACGGCTCCCTCTGA
- a CDS encoding cytochrome P450, translated as MTATEPDVYYDPYDFEIDSNPYPIWKRLRDEQPLYHNDRYGFFALSRFEDVERASLDWRTYSSARGTVLELIKSSMEIPPGSIIFEDPPTHDLHRGLLSRVFTPRRVAELEPKIREFCARALDPLVGAGGFDFIRDLGAQMPMRTIGMLLGIPETDQEAIRDRIDDGLRLTEGEMPDFEAQYGSGFDQGNVFAEYIDWRAKHPSDDLMTQLLQAEYDDVDGQKKRLTRDEVLNYVNLLAGAGNETTTRLIGWTGKVLADHPEQRRELVDDRSLVPNAIEEILRYESPSPVQARFVTKDVEHHGRTVPAGSVMLLLTASGNRDDRKFPDGDRFDIHRTIDHHLAFGYGIHFCLGAALARMEGRVALDEVLQRFPTWEVDRVNAVQARTSTVRGWERLPVLTS; from the coding sequence ATGACCGCGACGGAGCCGGACGTCTACTACGACCCGTACGACTTCGAGATCGACTCGAACCCGTACCCGATCTGGAAGCGCCTGCGCGACGAGCAGCCGCTGTACCACAACGACCGCTACGGCTTCTTCGCGCTCAGCCGCTTCGAGGACGTCGAGCGGGCGTCGCTCGACTGGCGCACCTACAGCTCCGCGCGCGGCACCGTCCTCGAGCTCATCAAGAGCAGCATGGAGATCCCTCCCGGCTCGATCATCTTCGAGGACCCGCCCACCCACGACCTCCATCGCGGGCTGCTGTCGCGCGTGTTCACGCCACGGCGCGTCGCGGAGCTCGAGCCGAAGATCCGCGAGTTCTGCGCGCGCGCACTCGATCCACTCGTCGGTGCGGGCGGGTTCGACTTCATCCGCGACCTCGGCGCGCAGATGCCGATGCGGACCATCGGCATGCTGCTCGGCATCCCCGAGACCGACCAGGAGGCCATCCGCGACCGCATCGACGACGGTCTGCGGCTGACCGAAGGCGAGATGCCCGACTTCGAGGCGCAGTACGGCAGCGGATTCGATCAGGGCAACGTGTTCGCCGAGTACATCGACTGGCGCGCGAAGCACCCGTCCGACGATCTCATGACACAGCTCCTCCAAGCCGAGTACGACGACGTCGACGGGCAGAAGAAGCGGCTGACCCGCGACGAGGTCCTCAACTACGTGAACCTCCTCGCCGGCGCGGGCAACGAGACGACGACCCGCCTCATCGGCTGGACGGGCAAGGTGCTCGCCGACCACCCGGAGCAGCGACGCGAGCTGGTCGATGACCGCAGCCTCGTGCCGAACGCGATCGAGGAGATCCTGCGCTACGAGTCGCCCTCACCGGTCCAGGCCCGCTTCGTGACGAAGGACGTCGAGCACCACGGCCGGACCGTCCCGGCCGGGAGCGTGATGCTCCTGCTGACGGCGTCGGGCAACCGCGACGACCGCAAGTTCCCGGACGGCGACCGCTTCGACATCCACCGCACGATCGACCACCACCTCGCGTTCGGCTACGGCATCCACTTCTGCCTGGGTGCCGCGCTCGCCCGCATGGAGGGGCGCGTCGCGCTCGACGAGGTCCTGCAGCGGTTCCCGACGTGGGAGGTCGACCGCGTCAACGCGGTGCAGGCGCGCACGTCGACCGTGCGGGGCTGGGAGCGCCTCCCCGTCCTCACGTCCTGA
- a CDS encoding aromatic ring-hydroxylating dioxygenase subunit alpha yields MPHFTKPDEGSWTAHYPELGTAPVSYADSTSPEFYELERDAIFGRTWLNVGRVEQLTRKGSYFTKELDAARTSVVVVRGMDDEIRAFHNICRHRGNKLVWQDYPREETSGFCRQFTCKYHGWRYALDGQCTFVQQEQEFFDLDKADYSLASVQCEVWEGWIFVNLDDANTTPLREYLGELGKGLEGYPFHELTQVHKYRAEIGANWKLFIDAFTEFYHAPVLHAKQAVSDESSKLQEYGYEALAYGIDGPHGMVSSWGGMSPPKDLDMVKPIERVLRSGLFGPWDAPDIGLDELPPGLNPARHKAWGMDSFLFFPNFMLLIWKPNWVLTYHYWPTSYNTHIFEGTCYFAPPKSARERIAQELAVVTFKEYALQDGNTLEATQSMLEARTPVKTFPLNDQEVLLRLLHHTAREYVEDYQRQVKTP; encoded by the coding sequence ATGCCGCACTTCACCAAGCCGGACGAGGGCAGCTGGACTGCGCACTACCCCGAGCTCGGGACCGCGCCGGTGTCGTACGCCGACTCGACGTCGCCCGAGTTCTACGAGCTCGAGCGCGACGCGATCTTCGGCCGCACGTGGCTGAACGTCGGGCGCGTCGAGCAGCTGACCCGGAAGGGCAGCTACTTCACGAAGGAGCTCGACGCGGCGCGCACGTCCGTGGTCGTCGTGCGGGGCATGGACGACGAGATCCGCGCGTTCCACAACATCTGCCGTCACCGCGGCAACAAGCTCGTGTGGCAGGACTACCCGCGCGAGGAGACGAGCGGGTTCTGCCGCCAGTTCACGTGCAAGTACCACGGTTGGCGCTACGCGCTCGACGGCCAGTGCACGTTCGTGCAACAGGAGCAGGAGTTCTTCGACCTCGACAAGGCCGACTACTCGCTCGCGTCGGTGCAGTGCGAGGTGTGGGAGGGATGGATCTTCGTCAACCTCGACGACGCGAACACCACGCCGCTGCGCGAGTACCTCGGTGAGCTCGGCAAGGGTCTCGAGGGGTACCCGTTCCACGAGCTGACGCAGGTGCACAAGTACCGCGCCGAGATCGGCGCGAACTGGAAGCTCTTCATCGACGCCTTCACCGAGTTCTACCACGCACCCGTGCTGCACGCGAAACAGGCCGTGTCCGACGAGTCGTCGAAGCTGCAGGAGTACGGATACGAGGCGCTCGCGTACGGCATCGACGGACCGCACGGCATGGTGTCGTCGTGGGGCGGCATGTCGCCACCGAAGGACCTCGACATGGTGAAGCCGATCGAGCGCGTGTTGCGCAGCGGTCTGTTCGGCCCGTGGGACGCGCCCGACATCGGCCTCGACGAGCTACCTCCCGGCCTGAACCCCGCGCGGCACAAGGCGTGGGGCATGGACTCGTTCCTGTTCTTCCCGAACTTCATGCTCCTGATCTGGAAGCCGAACTGGGTGCTCACGTACCACTACTGGCCGACGTCGTACAACACGCACATCTTCGAGGGGACGTGCTACTTCGCGCCGCCGAAGAGCGCGCGCGAGCGGATCGCGCAGGAGCTCGCCGTCGTCACGTTCAAGGAGTACGCGCTGCAGGACGGCAACACGCTCGAGGCGACGCAGTCGATGCTCGAGGCGCGCACGCCGGTGAAGACGTTCCCGCTCAACGACCAGGAGGTCCTGCTCCGCCTCCTGCACCACACCGCGCGCGAGTACGTCGAGGACTACCAGCGGCAGGTGAAGACGCCATGA
- a CDS encoding carboxymuconolactone decarboxylase family protein: MTPSGRQRIPPLPRERWDDDVRAAFEAGFGKQVTDRFFTDGPDAQRAPNALTTLMHHPRLARRFLAYNGVLLFDPALEPRLRELAVLRVAWRTRSRYEWVQHVRMAERVGITADEIDAIARGAQDDGWSAIERDVLTATDELIDGYRIADDTWTRLAEHLDERRLVELVYVVGTYTCLAMVFNSLGLELDPELASVPAPTLPDP; encoded by the coding sequence GTGACCCCCAGCGGTCGGCAACGCATCCCGCCTCTGCCGCGCGAGCGCTGGGACGACGACGTCCGCGCCGCGTTCGAGGCCGGCTTCGGGAAGCAGGTGACGGACCGGTTCTTCACCGACGGTCCCGACGCACAGCGCGCGCCGAACGCACTGACGACGCTCATGCACCACCCCCGTCTCGCTCGCAGGTTCCTCGCGTACAACGGCGTCCTGCTGTTCGATCCCGCGCTCGAGCCGCGCCTGCGCGAGCTCGCGGTGTTGCGCGTCGCGTGGCGGACGCGCTCGCGCTACGAGTGGGTGCAGCACGTCCGCATGGCGGAACGGGTCGGCATCACCGCCGACGAGATCGACGCGATCGCGCGTGGCGCGCAGGACGACGGGTGGAGCGCGATCGAGCGGGACGTCCTGACCGCGACCGACGAGCTGATCGACGGCTACCGGATCGCGGACGACACCTGGACGCGGCTCGCCGAGCACCTGGACGAGCGGCGCCTCGTCGAGCTCGTGTACGTCGTCGGCACGTACACGTGCCTGGCCATGGTCTTCAACAGCCTCGGCCTCGAGCTCGACCCGGAGCTGGCGTCCGTCCCCGCGCCCACCCTCCCGGACCCCTAG
- a CDS encoding SDR family NAD(P)-dependent oxidoreductase has product MGRVAVVTGAASGMGLAVGRHLAGAGHRVALLDLDGDGVQRAADDLGATGAQAVGAQVDVTDRAAVDDALRKVRAELGPVEIVVTSAGFDEFRPFTDITVEAWERMLAVNLTGTFHCIQLAVPDMLAAQWGRIVTISSSSAQSGTTRMAHYVASKGGVIGLTKALALELAPHGITVNTIPPGFIDTPMARRAEQRGDLPSIDAVAARTPVRRAGTPDDIAAACAFLCSEQAGYITGQALNVNGGWYL; this is encoded by the coding sequence ATGGGCCGCGTCGCCGTCGTCACCGGGGCCGCCTCGGGCATGGGACTCGCCGTCGGGCGCCACCTCGCGGGCGCCGGTCACCGCGTCGCGCTGCTCGACCTCGACGGCGACGGTGTCCAGCGCGCCGCGGACGACCTCGGCGCGACGGGCGCGCAGGCGGTCGGCGCGCAGGTCGACGTCACCGACCGCGCCGCCGTCGACGACGCGCTCCGCAAGGTGCGGGCCGAGCTCGGCCCGGTCGAGATCGTCGTGACGAGCGCGGGCTTCGACGAGTTCCGCCCGTTCACCGACATCACCGTCGAGGCATGGGAGCGGATGCTCGCGGTCAACCTCACGGGGACCTTCCACTGCATCCAGCTCGCGGTCCCCGACATGCTGGCGGCGCAGTGGGGACGGATCGTCACGATCTCGTCGTCGAGCGCGCAATCCGGTACGACACGCATGGCGCACTACGTCGCGTCGAAGGGCGGCGTCATCGGGCTCACGAAAGCGCTCGCGCTCGAGCTCGCGCCCCACGGCATCACCGTCAACACGATCCCGCCCGGCTTCATCGACACGCCGATGGCCCGGCGCGCGGAGCAGCGCGGCGACCTGCCCAGCATCGACGCGGTCGCGGCGCGCACACCCGTCCGCCGGGCCGGCACGCCCGACGACATCGCGGCCGCGTGCGCGTTCCTGTGCTCGGAACAGGCCGGGTACATCACCGGGCAGGCACTGAACGTGAACGGCGGCTGGTACCTGTGA